One Pristiophorus japonicus isolate sPriJap1 chromosome 19, sPriJap1.hap1, whole genome shotgun sequence genomic window carries:
- the LOC139230033 gene encoding serine/arginine-rich splicing factor 3-like isoform X3: MMRRDSCPLDCKVYVGDLGTNGNKTELERSFTYYGPLRNVWVARNPPGFAFVEFEDPRDAADAVRELDGRTLCGVRVRVELSSGERRKRYRGPPPPWTRRPRYDEYRHRSPQRRRYSSSWKPLLCFVNTVTPLSITCPDRPLRRFNVP, encoded by the exons ATGATGCGCCGTGATTCCTGTCCGCTTGACTGTAAGGTCTATGTGGGCGACCTCGGGACCAATGGGAACAAGACCGAGCTGGAGCGGTCGTTCACCTACTACGGGCCTCTGCGGAATGTGTGGGTTGCGCGCAACCCGCCTGGCTTTGCGTTTGTAGAGTTCGAGGACCCCCGCGATGCAGCGGACGCTGTACGAGAGTTGGATGGCAG GACCTTGTGCGGAGTTCGGGTGCGAGTGGAGCTGTCCTCTGGCGAGCGGAGGAAGCGCTATCGCGGGCCGCCACCGCCCTGGACCAGGCGGCCTCGTTACGACGAGTATCGGCATCGCAGCCCGCAACGCAGACGATACTCGAG CTCCTGGAAGCCACTGCTGTGCTTTGTAAATACAGTAACTCCTCTTTCTATTACATGCCCTGATAGGCCACTACGCCGCTTTAATGTCCCGTGA